In Sphingomonas sp. LR60, the following are encoded in one genomic region:
- a CDS encoding HNH endonuclease, which yields MGKLKAIGSNLSRLKPALGSLPPVERTASAERQLFSPWRTWYKSARWRALRLLAFARDLYTCQWPGCGFTTANTSLLVADHRKPHRGDEGLFWDIDNLQTLCKPCHDRHKQRAERRGE from the coding sequence GTGGGCAAGCTCAAGGCGATCGGCAGCAACCTCTCGAGGCTCAAGCCAGCGCTCGGCAGCCTGCCACCCGTCGAGCGCACCGCCAGCGCCGAGCGCCAGCTCTTTTCGCCATGGCGTACCTGGTACAAGTCAGCACGATGGCGCGCCCTGCGCCTGCTCGCCTTCGCCCGGGACCTGTACACCTGCCAGTGGCCTGGCTGCGGCTTCACGACCGCCAACACGTCGCTGCTGGTGGCCGACCACCGCAAGCCGCACCGCGGCGACGAAGGTCTGTTCTGGGACATCGACAACCTTCAGACGCTCTGCAAGCCGTGCCACGATCGACACAAGCAGCGGGCTGAGCGCCGCGGGGAGTGA
- a CDS encoding helix-turn-helix domain-containing protein, translating to MIIGDRVRERMNASELSQAELARRVGVSQPTIYSLVHSNKVGSKHLHKIARVLGTTPAYLSGETDDPLSDAPPPPELSTEEIELIEIFRRLQPAIKGAAMILLGGLVDQASS from the coding sequence GTGATTATCGGCGATCGAGTCAGAGAGCGGATGAACGCTAGTGAGCTTTCGCAGGCTGAGCTTGCACGGCGGGTTGGCGTGTCGCAGCCGACGATTTATAGCTTGGTTCACAGCAATAAGGTCGGGTCGAAGCATCTGCACAAGATTGCAAGGGTTCTTGGAACAACGCCAGCATACCTATCCGGCGAGACCGACGATCCGCTCTCAGATGCCCCTCCACCTCCTGAGCTCTCGACCGAGGAGATAGAGCTCATCGAGATTTTCCGGCGTTTGCAGCCGGCAATCAAAGGCGCCGCGATGATACTGCTTGGAGGCCTAGTGGATCAGGCTTCCTCTTGA
- a CDS encoding host-nuclease inhibitor Gam family protein — MTSAPAANRFALRDNATLEKATPLLQRFAQLGFEIAAAETARNKQIAETNAIADEIVAPLVQERERLRASIEPWWRRTGFGMLPGKRKTMELLGCIIGSKSGRSKLMIPGDDEAAVKALKAYRWGKDFIRVTEAVDKAAVGAALKGKNGDRLRAMGFYTSTPGEEFVLEAGEQQGTAGNATAA, encoded by the coding sequence ATGACCAGCGCACCTGCCGCCAACCGGTTCGCGCTGCGCGACAACGCCACGCTCGAGAAGGCAACGCCGCTGCTCCAGCGCTTCGCCCAGCTCGGCTTCGAGATCGCTGCTGCCGAGACGGCCCGCAACAAGCAGATCGCCGAGACCAACGCCATCGCAGACGAGATCGTCGCCCCGCTGGTGCAGGAGCGTGAGCGCCTGCGCGCCTCGATCGAGCCGTGGTGGCGTCGCACCGGCTTCGGCATGCTGCCGGGCAAGCGCAAGACCATGGAGCTGCTCGGCTGCATCATCGGGAGCAAGTCGGGCCGCAGCAAGCTCATGATCCCGGGCGACGACGAGGCAGCCGTGAAGGCCCTCAAGGCGTATCGCTGGGGCAAGGACTTCATCCGCGTCACCGAGGCTGTCGACAAGGCGGCAGTGGGCGCGGCGCTCAAGGGGAAGAACGGCGATCGCCTGCGTGCGATGGGCTTCTATACGTCGACCCCAGGCGAAGAGTTCGTCCTGGAAGCCGGCGAGCAGCAGGGCACCGCCGGCAACGCCACGGCCGCCTGA
- a CDS encoding HD-GYP domain-containing protein codes for MLVTIKTEDARLGMFVHAVAGGWMASPFWRRQFVLTKAADLKKLLEGGIAEIVIDLSKGLGPAAAQPIAAAVAGGVDAVQVEPEASPYPQEPHLPARRRRTPISHEQRAQAMVDASKVVVKAMFEDVRLGRALDIDALAPIAERIVESVTRDAAAMLNVTRLKTKDEYTYVHSIAVAALLVHFAQTLKLPEAEVSALGLAGLLHDIGKMAVPKALLDKPGKLEPPEMAVLRHHPEKGHALLSAGRGLPEVVLDVCLHHHERCDGRGYPKGLRGDQLSLAARMSSICDVYDAVTSQRPYKRPWSPSEALSRMRSWSGHFDPELLDLFIESIGIHPVGGLVRLQSSRLAIVIAGNDQEPTQPRVRVFYDIPAQRFIAPYDLNATIAADPIHRAECGQRWFGERWDALEIEILDGHSSAMCPATSKGALS; via the coding sequence GTGCTGGTAACGATCAAGACGGAGGATGCGCGGCTCGGCATGTTCGTACACGCCGTTGCGGGTGGGTGGATGGCCAGCCCGTTCTGGCGTCGTCAGTTCGTGCTCACCAAGGCCGCGGACCTCAAGAAGCTGCTCGAGGGCGGGATCGCGGAGATCGTGATCGACCTGTCGAAGGGCCTCGGCCCGGCGGCGGCGCAGCCGATCGCCGCGGCGGTGGCAGGCGGGGTCGACGCCGTGCAGGTGGAACCCGAGGCATCGCCTTATCCTCAAGAGCCACACCTCCCTGCGCGCCGCCGTCGCACGCCGATCTCGCATGAGCAGCGCGCACAGGCGATGGTCGACGCATCGAAGGTCGTGGTGAAGGCGATGTTCGAAGACGTTCGCCTGGGCCGCGCGCTCGACATCGACGCGCTGGCGCCGATCGCCGAACGGATCGTCGAATCGGTGACGCGCGACGCCGCCGCGATGCTGAACGTCACGCGGCTCAAGACCAAGGACGAATATACCTACGTCCATTCGATCGCGGTCGCCGCGCTGCTGGTCCATTTCGCGCAGACGCTGAAACTGCCCGAGGCGGAGGTCAGCGCGCTCGGCCTCGCCGGGCTGCTCCACGACATCGGCAAGATGGCGGTGCCCAAGGCGCTGCTCGACAAGCCCGGCAAGCTGGAGCCGCCCGAAATGGCGGTGCTGCGCCATCACCCGGAAAAGGGCCATGCGCTGTTGAGCGCCGGGCGCGGATTGCCGGAGGTGGTGCTCGACGTGTGCCTCCACCATCACGAGCGATGCGATGGCCGCGGCTATCCCAAGGGGCTGCGCGGCGATCAATTGTCGCTGGCGGCGCGGATGAGTTCGATCTGCGACGTCTATGATGCCGTCACCTCGCAGCGTCCCTACAAGCGGCCGTGGTCGCCGAGCGAGGCGCTGTCGCGGATGCGCTCGTGGAGCGGGCATTTCGACCCCGAACTGCTCGATCTCTTCATCGAGAGCATCGGCATCCACCCGGTCGGCGGGCTGGTGCGGCTCCAATCGAGCCGGCTGGCGATCGTGATCGCGGGCAACGATCAGGAGCCGACCCAGCCGCGCGTCCGCGTCTTCTACGATATTCCGGCGCAGCGCTTCATCGCGCCCTACGACCTGAATGCGACGATCGCGGCCGATCCGATCCACCGCGCCGAATGCGGGCAGCGCTGGTTCGGCGAACGGTGGGACGCGCTCGAGATCGAGATATTGGACGGCCACTCGTCCGCCATGTGCCCTGCGACATCGAAGGGAGCCCTGTCGTGA
- a CDS encoding terminase large subunit, which produces MAAWSTACPDWKDRIRDRRPLIPFSPLFPASAEAKMAVFTALRIADLGVNPATDETWTIGESADAWLLDFAAAIFGAYNAETGEQMIRQGMLLVSKKNTKSTIAAGIMLTELICGWRPSDENLILAPTIEVAGNSFKPACDMIRADEEMSDLLHIQEHYRLITNRETKATLKVVAADAATVSGKKASRVLVDELWLFGKKANADSMLREATGGQVSRPEGYTLYLTTQSDEPPAGVFKEKLAYARDVRDGIVVNDQFLPVLYEFPPEMLAADEHLFPANFYITNPNLGRSVSQKWLESEFAEVANAEDGTKQVFYAKHLNVEIGVGLRHDAWIGATYWAQAKAAVEIWDGSIEQFLELVEVAVAGIDGGGLDDLFGLALLGRLRADPRTWLMWNHAWAHLDVFERRKDIVSRLNDFVAEKTLIRCEDPTQDLVEVADVLDRVREAGLFPSEAAIGLDPQGVAALVDEVIGRGFTAEQLVAVPQGFRLTGAIKGTERKLKDGTLLHAGQGLMNWCVGNAKVEPRGSAILITKQVSGTAKIDPLLAGFNAVVLMTRNPRADAFEYTGI; this is translated from the coding sequence ATGGCCGCCTGGTCGACCGCCTGCCCCGACTGGAAGGATCGGATCCGCGATCGCCGACCGCTAATCCCGTTCTCGCCGCTCTTCCCGGCGTCGGCCGAGGCGAAGATGGCGGTCTTCACCGCGCTACGCATCGCCGACCTGGGCGTGAACCCGGCGACCGACGAGACCTGGACGATCGGGGAATCGGCCGACGCCTGGCTGCTCGACTTCGCCGCTGCGATCTTCGGCGCGTACAACGCTGAAACGGGCGAGCAGATGATCCGCCAGGGCATGCTGCTCGTGTCGAAGAAGAACACGAAGTCGACGATCGCCGCCGGCATCATGCTCACCGAGCTGATCTGCGGATGGCGGCCGTCGGACGAGAACCTGATCCTGGCGCCGACGATCGAGGTCGCCGGCAACAGCTTCAAGCCGGCCTGCGATATGATCCGCGCGGACGAGGAGATGAGCGACCTGCTCCACATCCAGGAGCACTACCGGCTCATCACGAACCGCGAGACCAAGGCGACGCTGAAGGTGGTCGCGGCCGACGCAGCGACGGTCTCGGGCAAGAAGGCCAGCCGGGTGCTCGTCGACGAGCTGTGGCTGTTCGGCAAGAAGGCCAACGCGGACTCGATGCTGCGGGAAGCGACCGGCGGCCAGGTCTCGCGGCCGGAAGGATATACGCTCTACCTCACGACGCAGTCGGACGAACCGCCCGCCGGCGTCTTCAAGGAGAAGCTCGCTTACGCCCGCGACGTGCGCGACGGCATCGTCGTCAACGATCAGTTCCTGCCGGTCCTCTACGAGTTCCCGCCTGAAATGCTCGCGGCCGACGAGCACCTGTTCCCGGCCAACTTCTATATCACCAACCCGAACCTCGGCCGATCGGTCAGCCAGAAGTGGCTCGAGAGCGAGTTCGCCGAGGTCGCCAACGCCGAGGACGGCACCAAGCAGGTCTTCTACGCCAAGCACCTCAACGTCGAGATCGGCGTCGGGCTGCGGCACGATGCCTGGATCGGCGCGACCTATTGGGCGCAGGCGAAAGCGGCGGTGGAGATCTGGGACGGCTCGATCGAGCAGTTCCTCGAGCTGGTCGAGGTCGCGGTCGCCGGCATCGATGGCGGCGGCCTCGACGATCTGTTCGGCCTGGCGCTGCTCGGCCGCCTGCGCGCGGATCCGCGCACCTGGCTGATGTGGAACCATGCCTGGGCGCACCTCGACGTGTTCGAGCGCCGCAAGGATATCGTCAGCCGGCTCAACGACTTCGTCGCCGAGAAGACGCTGATCCGCTGCGAGGATCCGACACAGGACCTGGTCGAGGTCGCCGACGTGCTCGACCGCGTGCGCGAGGCGGGGCTGTTCCCGTCCGAGGCGGCGATCGGGCTGGATCCGCAAGGCGTCGCCGCGCTGGTCGACGAGGTTATCGGGCGCGGCTTCACGGCCGAGCAGCTGGTCGCGGTGCCGCAGGGCTTCCGCCTGACCGGCGCGATCAAGGGCACCGAGCGCAAGCTCAAGGACGGCACCCTGCTCCATGCGGGTCAGGGGCTGATGAATTGGTGCGTCGGCAACGCGAAGGTGGAGCCGCGCGGCAGCGCGATCCTCATCACCAAGCAGGTCTCCGGCACGGCGAAGATCGACCCGCTGCTCGCGGGCTTCAACGCCGTCGTGCTGATGACCCGCAACCCGCGGGCCGACGCCTTCGAATATACGGGGATCTGA
- a CDS encoding AAA family ATPase: MELFSVTISGFRKIARKATLRTNGKALALVGPNEAGKSSVLDAIRSLGNSEAFEVADVSRGMGEDDLEIVGRFLLDDDELEVAGLSGPSWLQVYKEFSGRRSYGFVPSPPARDTSHRVVAIDTLVQLLGTREFGNQLSADLLALLKESIEQVRDAGSDMDAETLKTVRSAVSALKDLTALLPELETLVVATRLWTELAEIERAPNPVRRAINSLHDRVPTILFFDEDARNLASTYSIQHLRQKMPRALQSLLVLADLRPDDVFAAIDANDTARLTTLEHRANRTLERSFKEAWRQSGIAVALRLTLVQLDIQVINEQSDFTPLAERSDGLRQFVALHSFISISRADRPVLLIDEAEQKLHYDAQADLVQMLTRQRVASKVIFTTHSAGCLPEDLGHGVRLVQPCTDDVTCSAIVNKFWAQGSGGFSPLLFGMGATTLAFFPTRHAVCVEGPGDMLLYPTMFREALKVHDLGFQVVPNLSSAARGLMPLLPEEASGIAFLVDGDNGGLAIRESLLEEGLNAERIIILGESEGLELEDFVAPELLLRAANSLINRHHSAADPLGADVVAGARRMAALEQAYANSTGVALPKVELAYELLDLLDVDPSLHLLDAGRSAELKEIALKVMAAVGA; the protein is encoded by the coding sequence ATGGAACTCTTCTCCGTCACGATCTCCGGCTTTCGCAAAATCGCACGCAAGGCCACACTTCGCACTAATGGCAAGGCGCTTGCACTCGTGGGCCCGAATGAAGCCGGGAAGTCGTCGGTGCTGGACGCGATCCGGTCGCTGGGCAACTCTGAAGCGTTCGAGGTGGCCGATGTATCGCGCGGTATGGGCGAGGACGATTTGGAGATAGTAGGGCGCTTTCTCCTTGATGATGACGAGCTGGAAGTCGCCGGACTGTCAGGGCCCAGCTGGCTGCAGGTCTACAAAGAATTCAGTGGCCGTCGCTCATATGGGTTCGTTCCATCACCGCCGGCTCGGGACACTAGTCACCGGGTGGTTGCGATCGATACGCTTGTCCAGCTTCTTGGGACGCGCGAGTTTGGCAATCAGCTCAGCGCGGACCTGCTGGCGCTCTTAAAAGAGTCGATAGAACAGGTGCGTGACGCCGGCTCAGATATGGATGCTGAGACGTTGAAAACAGTGCGCTCGGCAGTATCAGCGCTGAAAGACCTGACAGCGCTGCTGCCTGAGCTTGAGACCCTCGTCGTGGCGACTCGGCTCTGGACGGAGCTGGCAGAGATCGAGCGGGCACCGAACCCGGTTCGACGTGCGATCAACTCGCTTCATGATCGAGTGCCTACAATATTGTTCTTTGACGAGGATGCGAGAAATCTCGCATCTACTTACTCGATACAGCATCTAAGGCAAAAAATGCCGCGTGCGCTGCAGTCTCTGCTGGTGCTTGCCGACCTGAGACCCGACGATGTGTTCGCCGCGATTGATGCCAACGATACTGCCCGGCTTACGACCTTGGAGCATCGAGCTAACCGAACGCTCGAACGCAGCTTTAAGGAAGCGTGGCGCCAATCCGGTATCGCAGTTGCGCTGCGGCTCACTCTTGTGCAACTGGACATACAGGTCATCAATGAGCAATCAGATTTTACGCCATTAGCTGAGCGTAGCGACGGGCTCCGACAATTCGTCGCTCTTCATTCGTTTATTTCAATCAGTAGGGCGGACCGACCTGTTCTCCTGATCGACGAGGCCGAGCAAAAACTACACTATGATGCACAAGCTGACCTTGTGCAGATGTTGACCCGGCAACGTGTCGCCTCGAAGGTAATTTTCACGACGCACTCGGCCGGCTGCCTGCCTGAGGATCTCGGCCACGGAGTGCGCTTGGTGCAGCCGTGCACTGACGACGTCACGTGCAGCGCGATTGTCAACAAGTTCTGGGCTCAGGGCAGCGGCGGGTTCTCGCCTCTCCTTTTTGGGATGGGCGCGACCACACTGGCGTTCTTTCCGACCCGGCATGCCGTCTGCGTCGAGGGTCCAGGCGACATGCTGCTGTACCCCACAATGTTTCGCGAGGCGTTGAAGGTGCATGATCTCGGTTTTCAGGTGGTTCCAAACTTGTCGTCCGCGGCGCGTGGGCTGATGCCGCTGCTGCCCGAGGAGGCAAGCGGAATTGCCTTCTTGGTCGACGGAGACAATGGGGGCCTTGCAATAAGGGAAAGTCTTCTCGAGGAAGGGCTAAATGCCGAACGCATCATCATTCTCGGCGAGAGTGAAGGGCTTGAACTAGAAGATTTTGTGGCGCCTGAGTTGCTCCTGAGGGCGGCAAATTCGCTTATCAACCGTCATCACAGCGCCGCCGATCCGCTCGGCGCCGACGTAGTCGCCGGCGCACGGCGAATGGCGGCGCTGGAGCAGGCGTATGCAAATTCGACGGGGGTTGCGCTTCCAAAAGTCGAACTCGCATACGAGCTTCTCGACTTACTAGACGTGGATCCGAGCCTGCACCTGCTGGATGCGGGTAGAAGCGCCGAACTTAAAGAAATCGCTTTAAAGGTGATGGCGGCTGTGGGCGCCTGA
- a CDS encoding helix-turn-helix transcriptional regulator has product MSPRTLAQAKRDGSPAAHGRFLRIKDVIATIGLSRTSIYRMVGAGDFPKPIQLTARSVGWWEADVSKWLDERLSGASA; this is encoded by the coding sequence GTGAGCCCCCGGACGCTTGCTCAGGCAAAGCGTGATGGAAGCCCAGCCGCGCACGGCCGCTTTCTGCGGATCAAGGACGTGATCGCGACCATCGGTCTCAGCCGCACTTCGATCTACCGAATGGTCGGGGCAGGGGACTTCCCGAAGCCGATCCAGCTCACCGCTCGATCGGTCGGTTGGTGGGAAGCCGACGTGTCGAAGTGGCTGGATGAACGTCTTTCCGGTGCCTCAGCGTGA
- a CDS encoding HU family DNA-binding protein: MIRSELKSALLEGNSTLNAKDVDAIVSVFFDEIIDRLSKGGRVELRGFGTFTTRPQQARTGRNPKTGVSVEVEAFRRPLFRAGRDLQILLNAASSSPLKR, from the coding sequence GTGATTCGCTCGGAGCTGAAAAGCGCCTTGCTGGAGGGGAATTCCACCCTCAACGCTAAGGATGTGGACGCGATCGTCTCCGTCTTTTTCGACGAGATTATCGATCGCCTGTCTAAAGGTGGTCGTGTCGAACTGCGGGGCTTCGGCACGTTCACTACTCGTCCCCAACAAGCGCGAACTGGAAGAAACCCCAAGACTGGCGTGTCGGTCGAGGTGGAGGCATTCCGTAGACCGCTCTTCCGGGCTGGCAGAGACCTGCAGATCCTTCTGAACGCTGCGTCGTCTTCACCGCTTAAACGCTGA
- a CDS encoding GGDEF domain-containing protein, with the protein MLRRLFDDIGTLIFSHALTPSPCAYEVLHAYVSGEDPGTGAAVAEQLRSGQGLTDAGIARIAARNDAAQAGALSRIADALEARIGDCLAAVGESRGSAETFGNALHVEAGRLSSDPQATIARIIGLTEAAVEAARLVEAQLHNARQEADALRNELHRARQAAEHDHLTGLPNRRSFEQRLRATIGGTEGGKAVVALIDIDDFKQVNDRFGHAAGDRVLKFVAAFVRAALPRDVLLARYGGEEFSLLFTGMSVDQAVAALEKVRERLSQRSLVHQESGESIGHITFSAGVAKATDEDAMTAADRALYAAKNRGKNQVARADA; encoded by the coding sequence GTGCTGCGCCGGCTGTTCGACGATATCGGCACGCTGATCTTCTCGCACGCGCTGACGCCGTCACCGTGCGCTTACGAAGTGCTCCACGCCTATGTCTCCGGCGAGGATCCGGGGACGGGGGCGGCGGTCGCCGAGCAGTTGCGCAGCGGGCAGGGCCTTACCGACGCGGGCATCGCGCGAATCGCGGCGCGCAACGATGCGGCGCAGGCGGGCGCGCTCAGCCGGATCGCCGACGCGCTGGAGGCGCGGATCGGCGACTGTCTCGCCGCGGTCGGCGAGTCGCGCGGCTCCGCGGAGACGTTCGGCAATGCGCTGCATGTCGAGGCCGGTCGGTTGAGCAGCGATCCGCAGGCGACGATCGCGCGGATCATCGGGCTGACCGAAGCCGCGGTCGAGGCGGCGCGGCTGGTCGAGGCGCAACTCCATAATGCGCGGCAGGAAGCCGATGCGCTGCGCAACGAACTGCACCGCGCGCGACAGGCCGCCGAGCACGACCACCTGACGGGGCTGCCCAACCGCCGCAGTTTCGAACAGCGGCTGCGCGCGACGATCGGCGGCACCGAGGGCGGCAAGGCAGTCGTCGCGTTGATCGACATCGACGACTTCAAACAGGTCAACGACCGGTTCGGCCATGCCGCGGGCGATCGCGTGCTGAAGTTCGTCGCCGCCTTCGTCCGCGCCGCCCTGCCGCGCGACGTGTTGCTGGCCCGCTACGGCGGCGAAGAGTTTTCGTTGCTGTTCACTGGCATGTCGGTCGATCAGGCGGTGGCGGCGCTGGAGAAGGTGCGCGAGCGCCTGTCGCAGCGCTCGCTGGTGCATCAGGAGAGCGGTGAGTCGATCGGGCACATCACCTTCTCCGCGGGCGTCGCGAAGGCCACGGACGAGGATGCGATGACCGCGGCCGACCGCGCGCTCTATGCGGCGAAGAACCGCGGCAAGAACCAGGTCGCCCGCGCCGATGCGTGA
- a CDS encoding NACHT domain-containing protein, whose protein sequence is MPALTLILDDLMPFADFGSTAEEGDGSFSLYRNGLLTEVVPTEAGYIVRTPQEPEQLLKNAGALLASSRFADLGRIAQNQAVVLGAVRMRSSPVPITSELKQVAGSVPDFIATAEPWKALDSWLQNLEQTKQEDSIDLLLIDGPAGVGKTTIVREAALLRAESYDGSLPLIVQIVSRGRVLQNISDLIAFALQDVRANLTIRELMVLIRHGLITLAIDGFDELSDPNGFQTAWSGLNTLFEGARGVATILLAGRETFISTQTIQRQLTSFRPTNDRLSSLSLSDPYPEAARAWLLNQPGWNADLLTLDFVEPIFVSKSYALRPFFLDVIAREPDALRDSEPPASDLLTYLVDVMSRREAQKFFESLDPPNGNEAIKVYGEYVGRFLEEVARDLAENQTDALADDALDLLATVAANGLLPDDQIPAVVQRARTIVFLANDVQPGHVRFAHEQLQQHF, encoded by the coding sequence ATGCCGGCGCTGACGCTAATTCTCGACGACCTGATGCCCTTCGCCGATTTCGGCAGCACCGCCGAAGAGGGAGATGGCTCATTCTCACTTTACCGTAACGGCCTTCTGACTGAGGTGGTGCCCACCGAAGCAGGCTACATCGTGCGCACGCCGCAGGAGCCAGAGCAACTCTTGAAGAACGCTGGTGCCTTGCTAGCTAGCAGTCGTTTCGCCGATCTCGGTCGCATCGCTCAGAACCAAGCGGTAGTGCTCGGAGCCGTACGCATGCGCAGCTCGCCAGTCCCGATCACAAGCGAATTGAAGCAGGTGGCCGGCTCAGTCCCGGACTTTATCGCAACAGCCGAACCTTGGAAGGCGCTCGACTCTTGGTTGCAGAACCTGGAGCAAACCAAGCAGGAGGACAGCATCGACCTCCTGCTCATTGACGGGCCCGCGGGCGTCGGAAAGACCACTATCGTCCGGGAAGCTGCTCTTCTACGCGCCGAAAGCTACGATGGATCGCTTCCATTGATAGTGCAGATTGTCAGCCGTGGTCGAGTATTACAAAACATCTCGGATCTAATTGCATTTGCCCTCCAAGACGTGAGAGCAAATCTTACGATTCGTGAGTTAATGGTCCTGATACGACATGGCTTGATCACTCTAGCCATTGACGGCTTTGATGAACTCTCAGATCCTAATGGATTTCAAACAGCCTGGAGCGGCCTGAACACCCTATTTGAAGGCGCGCGCGGCGTTGCCACCATTCTGCTTGCTGGTCGCGAGACATTCATTTCAACTCAAACGATCCAACGACAGCTAACCTCTTTCCGGCCCACGAACGATCGCCTAAGCTCTCTTTCATTAAGTGATCCCTATCCCGAAGCCGCCCGCGCTTGGCTTCTAAATCAGCCGGGTTGGAACGCGGATCTTCTTACCTTAGATTTTGTCGAGCCGATTTTCGTGTCGAAGTCGTACGCTTTACGCCCGTTCTTCCTCGACGTTATCGCACGCGAGCCCGATGCGCTCCGTGACAGCGAGCCGCCAGCTTCAGATCTTTTGACCTATCTGGTTGACGTGATGTCGCGGCGCGAAGCGCAGAAATTCTTCGAAAGCCTTGATCCTCCGAACGGGAACGAAGCAATCAAGGTGTATGGAGAGTATGTAGGCCGCTTCCTTGAGGAAGTGGCCCGCGATCTCGCAGAGAATCAGACCGACGCGCTTGCCGATGATGCCCTTGATCTACTCGCAACAGTCGCTGCTAACGGCTTGCTGCCAGATGATCAAATACCGGCCGTTGTTCAACGCGCCAGAACAATCGTCTTTCTGGCAAACGATGTTCAGCCTGGTCATGTCCGTTTCGCGCATGAGCAGCTCCAGCAGCACTTTTAG
- a CDS encoding transcriptional regulator, with protein sequence MSRCQTSEETDSSCASEALVDAVQHLGGQAATARLLGITQPSVWAWLKNGKPLPGEHVLKVEGATGISRHDLRPDLYPRETAGNHAEPSYLAPAR encoded by the coding sequence GTGTCACGATGTCAAACATCAGAGGAAACAGACTCGTCCTGCGCCAGTGAGGCCTTGGTAGATGCCGTGCAGCACCTCGGAGGCCAAGCAGCCACTGCGCGCCTCTTGGGCATTACCCAGCCTTCCGTTTGGGCCTGGCTGAAGAACGGCAAGCCCTTGCCTGGTGAGCACGTTCTCAAGGTCGAGGGCGCGACAGGCATCAGCCGCCACGACCTCCGTCCCGACCTCTACCCTCGCGAGACGGCCGGCAATCACGCGGAACCTAGCTATCTGGCGCCTGCACGATGA
- a CDS encoding LexA family protein: MTIEDARPASRRDEAYDFIRSYIVRHGHSPSMEDVRIALGVSKTRAKALVHQLATAKMIERVPGAQRGISIPGLFRQLVLDELRRDGYVVDADVVSGGPCTQGHLPLIAILEHVPGLVAGDHHDQSEHGGTARL; encoded by the coding sequence TTGACAATCGAGGATGCCCGCCCGGCGAGCCGGCGGGACGAGGCTTACGACTTCATCCGATCGTACATCGTGCGGCACGGCCACAGCCCCTCGATGGAGGACGTCCGCATCGCGCTCGGCGTCAGCAAGACGCGGGCGAAGGCGTTGGTTCACCAGCTCGCCACGGCCAAGATGATTGAGCGCGTGCCCGGCGCTCAGCGCGGCATCAGCATTCCCGGCCTCTTCCGTCAGCTGGTGCTCGATGAGCTGCGGCGCGATGGGTATGTCGTCGACGCCGACGTCGTTTCGGGCGGGCCGTGTACTCAAGGTCATCTGCCCCTGATCGCGATCCTGGAGCATGTCCCTGGCCTCGTAGCCGGGGACCATCATGACCAATCAGAACACGGCGGCACTGCCCGCCTTTAG